A window of Fodinibius salinus contains these coding sequences:
- a CDS encoding outer membrane beta-barrel protein: protein MSEENYNDPLKQLFQQKAGDYNISYREEDWNALADRLDAADRKRAARKKRWLAAAVALIVFSTLGYFTYQNYKQNNSLNEQLDQSEEITESPTELPIDDGPTSDKKENSNTTTSDNDTPQLELENDQPSNSSQNLTTADKPENSSKTKSEESAIANSSGLFQTSTDRLTVSQFKCKNCDLAKLDTLHSVNQATISPVSSSSETVLLASNAAGNHFTSTQAVSAQSEIPKASISLVLGPDLSTVGSTSNFHGLGSKFGITASYNINKKFAISIGAIRSNVRYKTNSRQYSFGSQNYGSSNIRASQTTAQCILIDIPLKVTYRFMNFDDSRLFASAGISSYIMLNEKYQFTYQSNQTGYSQQWQGNTGTAHLFSNASLSVGYELDISRNFSLRAEPFLNIPLKEVGRANVNLYSVGSLISLNYHFY, encoded by the coding sequence ATGTCTGAAGAAAACTACAATGACCCTCTAAAACAGCTTTTTCAACAAAAAGCTGGGGACTACAACATCTCTTACCGAGAAGAAGACTGGAATGCCCTGGCTGACCGTCTTGATGCTGCCGATCGTAAAAGAGCTGCGCGCAAAAAACGCTGGCTTGCTGCCGCTGTAGCTCTAATTGTGTTTTCAACCTTGGGCTACTTCACTTATCAGAATTACAAACAGAATAATTCGCTCAATGAACAGCTCGATCAATCGGAAGAAATTACTGAATCGCCCACAGAGTTACCTATTGATGACGGCCCTACTTCTGATAAAAAAGAAAATTCAAATACCACCACTTCCGACAACGACACTCCACAACTAGAATTAGAAAACGATCAACCAAGCAATAGTTCTCAAAATCTGACAACAGCTGACAAACCAGAAAACTCATCTAAAACAAAATCCGAAGAATCAGCCATTGCTAATTCTTCGGGCCTTTTCCAAACCTCGACCGACCGCTTAACAGTGTCACAATTCAAGTGCAAAAATTGTGATCTGGCAAAATTAGACACCTTACATTCGGTAAATCAAGCAACCATATCCCCTGTTAGTTCTTCTTCGGAAACCGTGCTTTTGGCTTCAAATGCAGCTGGCAATCATTTTACTAGCACACAAGCCGTTTCAGCACAATCAGAAATTCCAAAAGCATCAATAAGCCTAGTCCTCGGACCTGATCTCAGCACAGTGGGATCAACATCTAACTTTCACGGTTTAGGTTCTAAATTTGGTATCACAGCCAGTTATAATATCAATAAAAAGTTCGCTATCTCTATCGGTGCTATACGATCTAACGTACGGTATAAAACTAATAGCCGGCAATACTCCTTTGGTTCTCAGAATTATGGCAGTTCAAATATTCGGGCTTCCCAAACCACGGCTCAATGTATTCTCATTGACATTCCCCTGAAAGTCACCTATCGCTTTATGAATTTTGATGATTCCAGGCTTTTTGCCAGCGCAGGGATTTCATCCTACATTATGCTTAACGAAAAATACCAGTTTACTTACCAGTCCAACCAAACAGGATATTCCCAGCAATGGCAAGGGAATACGGGAACTGCCCATCTTTTTAGCAACGCCAGTTTATCGGTAGGATATGAGCTGGATATAAGTCGTAATTTTAGCCTGCGTGCTGAGCCATTTCTTAACATTCCGCTGAAAGAAGTAGGCCGTGCCAATGTTAATCTCTACTCTGTTGGTAGTCTTATATCACTTAATTACCATTTTTATTAG
- a CDS encoding RNA polymerase sigma factor, which produces MEEIIKGCCNRQRKSQKKLYQMFYAYGMSITLRYAESRDEAAEILNDAFMKVFSNIKEYDTNQPFKPWLRRIVINTAINHYHKTKKHREMEVLDLSENGLRKDEQVLSGIAYDEIIEMIQHLSPAYRTVFNLHVIEGFKHKEIADMLDIAEGTSKSNLSKAKQNLQAILEKNMT; this is translated from the coding sequence ATGGAGGAAATTATTAAGGGCTGTTGCAATCGACAGCGTAAAAGTCAGAAAAAGCTTTATCAGATGTTCTATGCTTATGGCATGAGCATTACGCTGCGGTATGCCGAATCACGTGATGAGGCAGCAGAAATCCTAAATGATGCCTTTATGAAAGTGTTTTCCAACATCAAAGAATATGACACCAACCAGCCTTTTAAACCTTGGCTGCGCAGAATTGTGATTAATACAGCAATTAATCATTACCACAAAACAAAAAAACACCGCGAAATGGAAGTACTTGATCTTTCAGAAAATGGTCTCCGTAAAGACGAACAAGTGCTGAGCGGCATCGCCTATGATGAAATTATCGAGATGATTCAACATTTATCGCCTGCTTATCGTACGGTTTTTAACCTACATGTAATTGAAGGATTCAAGCACAAAGAAATTGCTGATATGCTCGACATTGCTGAGGGAACTTCAAAATCAAACCTTTCCAAAGCAAAACAAAATCTGCAGGCGATACTAGAAAAAAATATGACCTAG